A region from the Mycolicibacterium phlei genome encodes:
- a CDS encoding DUF1990 family protein, whose translation MRLSDLAALSLTYPEVGATAGTLPDGYHHVRKSAVIGRGRQRFERAAEAGMRWGMLRGAGIRVEATTEIAAVGSEVLVHLGPIAAPCRVVYVVDEPDRRGFAYGTLPGHAESGEELFLVTYDPASQQVRAVVTAFSRHATWWSRLGSPVTSLVQRIVTDRYLRAL comes from the coding sequence ATGAGGCTCAGTGATCTCGCCGCGTTGTCGTTGACGTATCCGGAGGTGGGCGCCACCGCGGGGACGCTGCCGGACGGGTATCACCATGTGCGCAAGTCGGCGGTGATCGGACGGGGCCGGCAGCGGTTCGAGCGGGCCGCCGAGGCCGGGATGCGGTGGGGCATGTTGCGCGGCGCGGGGATCCGGGTGGAGGCGACGACGGAGATCGCCGCGGTGGGTTCGGAGGTGCTCGTGCATCTGGGTCCGATCGCGGCGCCGTGCCGGGTGGTCTACGTCGTCGACGAGCCCGACCGGCGCGGTTTCGCCTACGGCACCCTGCCGGGGCACGCGGAGTCCGGCGAGGAGCTGTTCCTGGTGACCTACGACCCGGCCTCGCAGCAGGTGCGGGCGGTGGTGACCGCGTTCTCCCGGCACGCGACGTGGTGGAGCAGGCTGGGTTCGCCGGTGACGTCGCTGGTGCAGCGGATCGTCACGGATCGGTACCTGCGGGCCCTGTGA
- the istB gene encoding IS21-like element helper ATPase IstB encodes MTARRNVTEQAAVAAIEQGCRMLRLPTMRDRFAEIAAAAEREQQSYLGFLSELVIAECDDRDRRRAARRVHDAGFPRPKRLEEFNFEANPAINPAVIGTLRSLAWVKAGEPLCLIGDSGTGKSHLLIGLGTLAAESGYRVRYTLASKLVNELVEAADDAQLSKLITRYGRVDLLLIDELGYLQLDRRGAELLFQVLTEREERSAVAIASNEPFSAWTKTFTDPRLCAAIVDRLTFAGQIIETGTTSYRLAHARKRRSTTTESTSS; translated from the coding sequence ATGACCGCGCGACGCAATGTCACCGAGCAGGCCGCGGTCGCAGCGATCGAGCAGGGCTGCCGAATGCTGCGGCTGCCCACGATGCGTGACCGCTTCGCCGAGATCGCCGCGGCCGCCGAACGCGAACAGCAGTCCTATCTGGGGTTCCTATCGGAGTTGGTGATCGCCGAATGCGACGACCGGGATCGGCGCCGCGCCGCACGCCGCGTGCACGACGCGGGGTTTCCCCGACCAAAACGGCTCGAGGAGTTCAACTTTGAGGCCAACCCGGCGATCAACCCCGCCGTTATCGGCACCCTGCGCAGTTTGGCGTGGGTCAAAGCCGGTGAACCCCTGTGCTTGATCGGGGACTCCGGGACCGGCAAGAGTCACCTGCTGATCGGCCTGGGAACCCTGGCCGCCGAATCCGGCTACCGCGTCCGCTACACCCTGGCCAGCAAGCTGGTCAACGAACTCGTCGAAGCCGCCGACGACGCCCAACTGAGCAAGCTGATCACCCGCTACGGTCGGGTCGATCTGCTGCTGATCGACGAGCTGGGCTATCTGCAATTGGATCGCCGCGGCGCCGAACTGTTGTTCCAAGTGCTCACCGAACGCGAAGAACGCTCGGCGGTGGCGATCGCCTCCAACGAACCATTCTCAGCCTGGACCAAGACATTCACCGACCCGCGGTTGTGCGCGGCGATCGTCGACCGGTTGACCTTCGCCGGACAGATCATCGAAACCGGCACCACCTCCTACCGGCTGGCCCATGCCCGCAAACGACGCAGC
- a CDS encoding aldo/keto reductase, whose translation MTTAVASGTFNIGDLTVNRLGFGAMRITGTGVWGPPQDRDECLRVLRRAVDLGVNFIDTADSYGPYVSEELIREALHPYDGVVATKAGLLRIGPDEWRPLGFPDYLRQECEMSLRRLGVDTIDLFQLHRIDPKFPLEDQVGELLSLQQEGKIRHIGLSEITVEQLDAAQKVAPIATVQNMYNLTARTAEPLLEVCEARGIGFIPWFPLAAGPLAAPDGPLQRIAADHGATASQLALAWLLKRSPVMLPIPGTSKVAHLEENVAAAAIELSDAEFETLSNAGSAG comes from the coding sequence ATGACCACGGCAGTCGCATCCGGCACGTTCAACATCGGCGACCTCACCGTCAACCGCCTCGGGTTCGGCGCGATGCGGATCACCGGCACGGGGGTCTGGGGGCCGCCGCAGGACCGCGACGAGTGCCTTCGCGTGCTGCGCCGCGCCGTCGACCTCGGGGTCAACTTCATCGACACCGCCGACTCCTACGGGCCCTACGTCTCCGAGGAGCTCATCCGAGAGGCCCTACACCCGTACGACGGCGTCGTCGCCACCAAGGCCGGCCTGCTGCGCATCGGGCCCGACGAGTGGCGCCCGCTCGGCTTCCCGGACTACCTGCGCCAGGAGTGCGAGATGAGCCTGCGCCGCCTCGGCGTGGACACCATCGACCTGTTCCAGCTGCACCGCATCGACCCGAAGTTCCCGCTCGAGGACCAGGTCGGCGAGCTGCTGTCGCTGCAGCAGGAGGGCAAGATCCGCCACATCGGCCTCTCCGAGATCACCGTCGAGCAACTCGACGCCGCCCAGAAGGTCGCCCCGATCGCCACGGTGCAGAACATGTACAACCTCACCGCCCGCACCGCCGAGCCGCTGCTGGAGGTCTGCGAGGCCCGCGGCATCGGGTTCATCCCGTGGTTCCCGCTGGCGGCCGGGCCGCTGGCCGCGCCCGACGGGCCGCTGCAGCGCATCGCCGCCGACCACGGCGCCACCGCCTCCCAGCTCGCGCTGGCCTGGCTGCTCAAACGGTCCCCGGTGATGCTGCCCATCCCGGGCACCTCCAAGGTGGCCCACCTCGAGGAGAACGTGGCCGCCGCGGCGATCGAACTGTCCGACGCCGAGTTCGAGACCCTGAGCAACGCCGGATCCGCCGGCTGA
- a CDS encoding TIGR02611 family protein, which produces MRLADLKHGWKRRREQLRQRPRLEFGYRILIAVVGLAVLAVGIIAIPYPGPGWAIVFLGLGILATEFNWARRLLAFARQRYDWFMERFHEQPAWVQVLAGLFTALIVALTLWLLGALDWMAELVNLELEWLNSPIGIGD; this is translated from the coding sequence GTGAGACTCGCCGACCTCAAGCACGGATGGAAGCGCCGCCGCGAGCAGCTGCGGCAGCGCCCCCGGCTCGAGTTCGGCTACCGGATCCTCATCGCCGTCGTCGGCCTCGCCGTGCTGGCCGTCGGCATCATCGCCATCCCGTACCCGGGGCCCGGCTGGGCCATCGTGTTCCTCGGGCTGGGCATCCTGGCCACCGAGTTCAACTGGGCGCGGCGGCTGCTGGCCTTCGCCCGGCAGCGATACGACTGGTTCATGGAGCGCTTCCACGAGCAGCCCGCGTGGGTGCAGGTGCTCGCCGGGCTGTTCACCGCGCTCATCGTCGCGCTGACCCTGTGGCTGCTCGGTGCGCTGGACTGGATGGCCGAACTGGTCAACCTCGAACTCGAGTGGTTGAACAGCCCCATCGGCATCGGAGACTGA
- a CDS encoding PaaI family thioesterase, which produces MGTDSTSDVTTHPGGGFAAIVPTDAGGPDYGRFIEAMRTLQDHARAANAPDEVISQAADMVERVSALLEPYYADEWTSPSGRRTDLPNRGNLLSIPLDVRVTDDNRIVGTARFRRFHLGRNGAAHGGTIAQLFDALLGHTAFTLSGAGAQRTAFLHVDYRKIAEIGKELSVEGTLDKIEGRKIFVSGRVHDGEDLVAEGHALFLKLKPGQP; this is translated from the coding sequence GTGGGCACCGACAGCACCAGCGACGTGACAACTCATCCCGGCGGCGGCTTCGCCGCGATCGTCCCGACCGACGCCGGCGGACCCGACTACGGCCGCTTCATCGAGGCGATGCGCACCCTTCAGGACCACGCCCGCGCCGCCAACGCCCCCGACGAGGTCATCTCCCAGGCCGCCGACATGGTCGAGAGGGTGTCGGCGCTGCTGGAGCCCTACTACGCCGACGAGTGGACCTCGCCGTCCGGCAGACGCACGGACCTGCCCAACCGCGGCAACCTGCTGTCCATCCCGCTCGACGTGCGCGTCACCGACGACAACCGCATCGTCGGCACCGCCCGGTTCCGCCGCTTCCACCTCGGCCGCAACGGCGCCGCGCACGGCGGCACCATCGCGCAACTGTTCGACGCCCTGCTCGGCCACACCGCGTTCACCCTCAGCGGGGCCGGCGCCCAGCGCACCGCGTTCCTGCACGTCGACTACCGCAAGATCGCCGAGATCGGCAAGGAACTCAGCGTCGAGGGCACCCTCGACAAGATCGAGGGCCGCAAGATCTTCGTGTCCGGGCGGGTCCACGACGGCGAGGACCTGGTCGCCGAAGGTCACGCCCTGTTCCTCAAGCTCAAACCCGGGCAGCCGTGA
- a CDS encoding GAF and ANTAR domain-containing protein: protein MAVPGPDESTHLRIAELVRGLYSRPDAGTVIAELAEHAAIEVPGAQYAGITVTRRSKTVETPAATHLYPMLLDKIQQRHQQGPCLTAAWDEKVVHVADLQTDDRFPLYRQDALAETPIRSIMAFQLFIEGEAMGALNVYSEQPGAFGEQSRTIGQVFAAHSSVAWNAARRDEQFRLALASRDIIGQAKGMIMERYGVDAVQAFDLLRRLSQDSNVPLVRIATDLVEKSQAEKS, encoded by the coding sequence ATGGCGGTCCCCGGCCCTGACGAATCGACGCATCTGCGCATCGCGGAGCTGGTCCGCGGGCTCTACAGCCGGCCCGACGCCGGCACGGTGATCGCCGAACTGGCCGAGCACGCCGCGATCGAGGTGCCCGGCGCCCAGTACGCGGGAATCACGGTGACCCGCAGGTCGAAAACCGTTGAGACCCCGGCGGCCACCCACCTGTATCCGATGCTGTTGGACAAGATCCAGCAGCGCCATCAGCAGGGGCCGTGCCTGACCGCGGCGTGGGACGAGAAGGTGGTGCACGTCGCCGATCTTCAGACCGACGACCGCTTCCCGCTGTATCGCCAGGATGCCTTGGCGGAGACACCGATTCGGTCGATCATGGCGTTCCAGCTGTTCATCGAGGGCGAGGCGATGGGCGCGCTGAACGTGTACTCCGAACAGCCGGGTGCGTTCGGCGAGCAGTCGCGCACCATCGGTCAGGTGTTCGCCGCGCACTCGTCGGTGGCGTGGAACGCCGCGCGCCGCGACGAGCAGTTCCGCCTGGCGCTGGCCAGTCGCGACATCATCGGTCAGGCCAAGGGCATGATCATGGAACGCTACGGCGTCGACGCGGTGCAGGCCTTCGACCTGCTGCGCCGGCTGTCGCAGGACTCCAACGTGCCGTTGGTCCGAATCGCGACCGACCTCGTCGAGAAGTCACAGGCGGAGAAATCCTGA
- a CDS encoding L,D-transpeptidase has translation MRGVVRSLLAAIVVTTGVVALPIEEASLEVSSTAVNSSLGSAIASIAPVEGQVVGVFHPVVVTFKLPVGDRSIAERLLDIRSEPAMTGRYEWQDAKTVHWVPDQFWPAHSTIALSVGGIKTTMVTGPAVVGVANIADHTFTVTVDGVAPEHLPAPHHRPFFGQPGVFPATMGRPEYPTPIGTYSVLAKERDVKMDSSSVGIPVDSPDGYLLDVEWAVRITQRGIFVHSAPWAVNVLGHENTSHGCISLSPEDAEWYFNTVNVGDPVIVQENSLEVPRPVEEAPPPPPPPPPASQLPPEILDDPGRNPEVPRVISR, from the coding sequence TTGCGTGGCGTAGTCCGCAGCCTTCTCGCTGCGATAGTGGTCACCACCGGCGTGGTCGCCCTCCCCATCGAGGAGGCCTCCCTGGAGGTGAGCTCCACGGCGGTGAACTCGTCGCTTGGCAGCGCCATCGCGTCGATCGCACCGGTGGAGGGTCAGGTCGTCGGTGTGTTCCACCCCGTGGTCGTGACCTTCAAACTGCCCGTCGGTGACCGGTCGATCGCCGAACGACTGCTGGACATCAGATCTGAGCCCGCCATGACCGGGCGCTACGAATGGCAGGACGCCAAGACCGTGCACTGGGTGCCCGACCAGTTCTGGCCCGCCCACAGCACCATCGCGCTGTCGGTGGGCGGCATCAAGACCACCATGGTCACCGGTCCCGCCGTCGTCGGCGTCGCCAACATCGCCGACCACACCTTCACCGTGACCGTCGACGGTGTGGCGCCGGAGCATCTCCCTGCCCCGCACCACCGTCCGTTCTTCGGCCAGCCCGGCGTGTTCCCGGCGACGATGGGCAGACCCGAGTACCCGACACCGATCGGCACCTACAGCGTGCTCGCCAAAGAGCGTGACGTGAAAATGGATTCGAGCAGCGTCGGCATCCCCGTCGACTCACCCGACGGCTATCTGCTCGACGTCGAATGGGCGGTGCGCATCACCCAGCGCGGCATCTTCGTGCACTCGGCCCCGTGGGCCGTCAACGTCCTCGGCCACGAGAACACCAGCCACGGCTGCATCAGCCTGAGCCCCGAAGACGCCGAGTGGTACTTCAACACCGTCAACGTCGGCGACCCGGTCATCGTGCAGGAGAACAGCCTCGAGGTGCCGCGCCCGGTCGAGGAGGCCCCGCCGCCACCGCCGCCGCCACCGCCGGCGTCGCAGCTGCCTCCGGAGATCCTCGACGATCCAGGTCGCAATCCCGAAGTGCCGCGGGTGATCTCGCGATAG
- the istA gene encoding IS21 family transposase — MRSKVEQFAAIRRDRRVEGLSIRELADKHRVHRRTVRQALASAVPPARKVPVRVAPRLEPFKVAIDEMLRSDLEAPKKQRHTARRVLARLVDEHDAAGLSYSTVRDHVRKRRPQIAAEAGRALEAGFVPQTYRPGAEAEVDFHDLWVVLAGVKTKTALFTMRLSFSGRAAHRAFATQGQEAFLEGHVYGFDRLGGVPVDKIRYDNLNSAVKQVLFGRSRQENERWIAFRSHYGFEAWYCQPGHEGSHEKGGVEGEGGRFRRTHCVPMPVVESIDELNAILAAADDADDRRRIANRANTVGQDWQTEKPALQPVTGEPFDTALSLTPRVDRYAQIMVRCNQYSVPARFIGHRLRVKLSASHVTVYDRTTVVARHPRAVGKGTKVLELDHYLEILARKPGALPGATALLQARAAKVFTAEHDTWWAAARRAHGDAAGTRALVEVLLLHRHLDHADVLAGITAALSVGATNADVVALEARKAAERRRAGSCTDSTAGGQVLVLAEHRLLDARGLPSVAPYDSLLGRETS; from the coding sequence GTGAGGTCGAAGGTGGAGCAGTTTGCGGCGATTCGGCGGGATCGCCGGGTCGAGGGGTTGTCGATCCGGGAGTTGGCCGATAAGCATCGGGTGCATCGGCGCACGGTGCGTCAGGCGTTGGCCTCGGCGGTGCCGCCAGCCCGCAAGGTTCCGGTGCGGGTGGCGCCGCGACTGGAGCCGTTCAAGGTTGCCATTGATGAGATGCTGCGGTCGGATCTGGAGGCTCCGAAGAAGCAACGGCACACTGCCCGAAGGGTTTTGGCGCGTCTGGTCGATGAGCACGATGCTGCCGGGTTGTCGTATTCGACGGTGCGTGACCATGTCCGCAAGCGGCGCCCGCAGATCGCTGCGGAGGCGGGGCGGGCGTTGGAGGCCGGTTTCGTGCCGCAGACGTATCGGCCCGGCGCGGAGGCCGAGGTCGATTTCCATGATCTGTGGGTAGTGCTGGCCGGGGTGAAGACCAAGACTGCGTTGTTCACGATGCGGTTGTCGTTCTCGGGTCGGGCGGCTCATCGGGCGTTCGCGACCCAGGGTCAGGAGGCGTTCCTGGAAGGCCATGTGTATGGGTTTGACCGGCTCGGGGGTGTGCCGGTCGACAAGATCCGCTATGACAACCTCAACAGCGCGGTCAAGCAGGTGCTGTTCGGGCGTTCCCGGCAGGAGAATGAGCGCTGGATCGCGTTTCGCTCGCACTACGGTTTCGAAGCCTGGTACTGCCAGCCCGGTCACGAGGGCAGCCACGAGAAGGGTGGTGTGGAAGGCGAAGGTGGGCGGTTTCGCCGAACCCATTGCGTGCCGATGCCGGTGGTCGAATCCATCGATGAACTCAACGCGATACTCGCCGCCGCCGACGACGCTGATGATCGGCGACGGATCGCCAACCGCGCCAACACCGTTGGCCAGGACTGGCAGACCGAGAAACCGGCCCTGCAGCCGGTCACCGGTGAACCGTTCGATACGGCCCTGTCGTTAACTCCGCGGGTGGACCGGTACGCCCAGATCATGGTGCGCTGCAATCAGTATTCGGTGCCGGCACGGTTCATCGGACATCGGCTGCGGGTGAAACTGTCGGCCTCCCATGTCACCGTCTATGACCGCACGACTGTGGTGGCACGCCATCCGCGGGCGGTCGGTAAGGGCACCAAGGTGCTGGAGTTGGATCATTACCTGGAGATCCTGGCCCGCAAACCCGGGGCACTGCCCGGGGCCACCGCACTGCTGCAGGCCCGGGCGGCCAAGGTGTTCACCGCCGAGCACGACACCTGGTGGGCGGCCGCGCGGCGGGCCCACGGCGACGCCGCCGGCACCCGGGCTTTGGTGGAGGTGTTGCTGCTGCATCGCCACCTCGACCACGCCGATGTGCTCGCCGGGATCACCGCTGCACTGTCGGTGGGCGCCACCAACGCCGATGTCGTCGCGTTGGAGGCACGCAAAGCTGCCGAACGACGCCGCGCCGGCAGCTGCACCGACTCCACCGCCGGTGGGCAGGTGCTGGTGCTGGCCGAGCACCGTCTGCTCGATGCGCGTGGGTTGCCCTCAGTTGCCCCCTACGACAGTCTCCTGGGCCGGGAGACGTCATGA